CGCAATTTTTGCATGATTTCCACTGAACAATACTTCAGGTACTTCCATCTCTTTATAGACTCTTGGGCGCGTATATTGCGGATGTTCCAACAATCCTGTGGAATGAGAATCTCCCACTGCAGAAGCATCATTTCCTAATACATCTGGCAACAGTCGAACTGTTGCATCAATCATCACCGTGGCAGCTAATTCTCCACCCGTTAGTACAAAATCTCCAATTGAGTATTCATCGGTCACAAGTGTACGAATCCGTTCATCATAGCCTTCATAGTGACCACAAATAAATACCAGATGCTCTTCCTTGGCTAATTCTTCAGCGTCCTTTTGCGTAAAAGTCTTCCCGGCTGGATCCATTAAAATCACACGTGGCTTCGTTTTTGGTGAACGCTCACGAATTGATGCTAGTGCCAAGTCAATCGGCTCCACTTTTAGAAGCATCCCCGCTCCACCGCCAAAAGGATAATCGTCCACATGATTATGTTTATTATTTGAAAACTGACGGAAATCCGTTGTTTCAAACTCGATTTTCCCGGCTTCAATGGCCTTTCCGATAATCGATTGCGTCATCGGTCCTTCTACCATTTCAGGGAATAATGTTAATACATCAATCTTCATCTTAATCGATCAACCCTTCCAATAGATGGATATAAGCTTTCTTTTCTTCTTTATCGACTTTATAAACGACTGGTTCAATAAATGGAATCAACAGTTCTTTCTTCCCTTTTTGTTTTACAACCCAGACATCGTTTGAACCAGGAGAAAGAATTTCAGTCACTTTCCCAAGCACTTCGCCTTCATCCGTTACAATTTCGAGTCCAATAATTTCATGGTAATAAAATTCATCGTCTTCCAATTCCGTTAATTGCTCCTCGGCTACCTTAAGGAGACATTCTTTGTATTTTTCAACATCTTCGATACGATTCATTCCTTCGAATGTTAACAAATCAAAATTTTTATGACGACGATGACTTGCTACCGTGACAAATGTAAGAAACTCCCCATCTTTAAAAATGGCTAGTTCTGTTCCTTTTTTATAACGTTCTTCAGCAAAATCGGTCGTCGAAATCACTCGTACTTCTCCCCGAAGACCTTGAGTATTTACGATTTTTCCTACTTTATAAAAAGTTGTCATTCTATTTCCTCCTTAAAAGAGTCGCTCAACAATTATTTTTAATGTGGTATCTGAGACTTCCACATCATAATCGTCAATACATTGTCCGAGCATGCAATAATTTTTATCACGATTATGCGTTCCCATCAGTGAACTATACATCGAATCTAATTCTAAATGTTTCTCCACCGAAAGCCCTGCTTCTAATAAATCTAAGTCTTTAGGTAATTTTGTATACGGAGCAGTGCACGTAATCGTTGCTTTTTCATGCGGCACATAAGATACATGTGCAGTCACATCATATAATTCATGATACAGGAAATAATCCACCATTTCCTTTACGATACGTTTTACAAAATCCTTTTCTGTTGCCATTATCCCTCTGCCTTTCTTTCTTTCATCTCTTGACGAATGCCTTCAAAAATTTCAAAAATTGGTACGAGAACCGCTGCAACGAATCCTCCAGCGAATCCATTGTTATAGAGGTTTAATCCACCATGCATTACAACCACATGGCTTACTAGTGTAATATGAACAAATCCTGCTATCATCCCCGCAAACGGCCCATAATAACCACTAACCGGAGCAAGTGTCGTTCCGAAAATCGCTGCAATAAGGGCACTCGTACTTGTAGGTTCTACTCCCGTCAAGTAAGAACCAATCATAATCCCCACTAATACTGGAACCGTATTTTTCACTTGGTTCCCAAAAGCTCCAAAGCTCATTACACCAATAATACTTCCGACAATTGGACCATTTAATTGGCCACCATTCATAAGGACATATCCTAATAATATAAATCCTATAATACTCATGTTCAGTGTCACTGTTGCCATATTCGTCATTTCAACAAAATCACTTGGCAAACGCCCTGAAAGCTTCAAGAGTAACTTATAATGATATTTTTCTTTCTTTTTAAAGTGTAAATAGAAACTTGTTACTATCAAAATCACACAAAATCCGATTAGCAGTTGATACAAAATCAGTGGGCTCTGTGTACTTGTTAATGTTCTAGTCTCTACTTCAATTCCAAATGCATTCATAAATCCTAGAACTACCATTCCAATAATTCCAGCAGTAAACCCGACATTATACAAGCTAAACCCTTGATGGAACCCAAGAAACTGTGTGGATAGTTGAGGTAAGATGAAGCCAATAAATATTCCTAAAGCATACGAGATTAGAACACTCCATCCTTGTGGTAGAACTCCGCTAAATGCTAGGAAAGAGATTAATGGGCCTAAAGCAGATCCAAATAATCCAACAATGACATAATTTCGATAATTTTGCTTCGTTACCTTCGTATAAATCCATACCCCTATCATAAATGGGATGCTATTGAAAAGATTTTTCCCGAAAAATGAGAATCCAGCAAGCATGCCCAAACTTCCAATCACTGTTCCGTTTAGAGGAATTTCCAGTTTTTTATAACTATAAATACTGATACCAAGCATAATCGCAACATTTAACAAGGTACTTCCAACAGACGCAATTTCCATATAATCCGTAAACAACTGACTTGGCGATACTAATATCGTCATCATCCCACTCACTAACGACTGTGGTGATTCGATGACAAATGCTAGTATCATTAGCATTACGGACAGGCCGAATAAATAATAATATTGTCGATTCATCTGTTTTTTTAATATCGGCTTTTTCTTCATACGGTCTTCCCTTCAACTATAATATTACTTATTTATCATAACAAACTCACGGAAAACAATCAAAAAACCAAGTGCCAACAACAACAAAAGAACACTCATTATAATGTATACATTATAATGAGTGATACCTTATAAGATATCACTCGTATTTTTCTTTCCCTATAACTCAATGCATAAATCCAACCAGTGTAGCACTAACTTTTTTAAGCCCTCGTTGAAAGCACAAACCCTCTTCCGTCTCTTCCCGGTGAAGTCTTGTAGAAATCCAGACTTTTTATAATGACTAAACGATGACGGAGAATGCTACGGATTTTATACTAGCAGTACTGGGGGATAGCATTCAAAGTGAATTATGGACTCTTAAAAATTCATTTTTTAGAGTCCATTTGAATCTTGAAAGTGCTTGAGACTACAGGCTCAAGCCGGTGCCCCAGTACAGCTAGTATAAAGTAATCCGTAAGGATTCGAAGTCATCGTTTTATCAGTCCCCTTATAGCACAAAAAAGCCTTGGATTTCTCCAAGGCTTCATTGTTTTATTTAGGCTTCAATACTTAAACGAACACGTTTCGGTCCACGAGTACGAACACTATAAGTAATCGTACGAATCGCACGAGCCACTCGTCCTTGTTTACCGATCACGCGACCGATATCTTCAGGATTTACGTGTAAAGTATATTCCATGAATTCATCTGATTCAGAGATGTCAATACGAACATCTTCAGGGAATTCTACTAATGGTTTAACCATTGATAATACTAATTCACTAATATCAGGCATTCTTTTCACCTCTCCATCGAATTGTCGACTTTATGGAAATTACTTAGAAAACTTTGATTCGTGGAATTTCTTCATGATACCTTGTTGTGATAACAAGTTACGAACTGTATCAGAAGGTTGCGCACCGTTAGCTAACCATTTTAATGCTAATTCTTCATTGATTGAAACTTCTGCTGGGTTTGCTACTGGGTTGTATGTTCCAACTGTTTCGATGAAACGACCATCACGTGGTGAACGTGAATCAGCTACAACTACACGGTAGAAAGGATTTTTCTTAGAACCCATACGTTTTAAACGAATTTTAACTGCCATTATTTACACCTCCATGTATTAATCTCACAGTTACATAGTGTAGCAGAAAGAAGAATGGTTGTAAAGTATTTTATCTTTACACCATAGAAAAATTGTTCTAAAAATGCTCTAAACCCTATTAAAACAAGTAATAAATAGAATTTTATGCATATTTTTGATATACTGGATAAAAATATGTATAAACGAAAAGAGTTGAAATTATGTCAGTTCAGAACCAAACCCCAGATTGGCGCGAGGCTCTACTAACTTTTTGGAATAAACCTATATTGAAAAATATTCGATTTATTTTTAACATCGCTTATTCAGTTCTAAAAAATATTTTTGTAATTGCGATTTTATTCTTAATGCTATTAGGAATATTTGGTGGTGGAATTGGATTAGGATATTTTGCAAGTTTAACTTCCAATGAAGAGCCCCTTACCCAAGAACAAATGAGTGACGCAATTGGAAATCTTAATTTAATCTCTAGTTTCCATTATAATGATGGTACAAAAATTTCAGATGTGAATTCTGATGAACTACGAATTGTAAAACCTCTATCAGAAATTTCTCAATACGTAATTGATGGAATTATCTCAACCGAAGATAGTTCATTCTACGAACACAATGGAATCGTACCAAAAGCTTTACTTCGTGCTATTCTCCAAGAAGCTGTTTCTTCTGGATCAGGCGCGACGGGTGGTTCCACTCTTACGCAACAATTAATTAAGCAACAAATTTTGACGAGTGAAGTCACTTTCAAACGTAAAGCCAACGAGATTTTATACGCATTACGTCTTGAAAAACACTTTACGAAAGATCAAATTTTAGAAGCCTACTTAAACGTATCTTCATTTGGTCGAAATCATAATGGATTAAATATCGCAGGAATCGAAGAAGCCGCTCAAGGTGTTTTCGGTGTGGCTGCAAAAGATTTAACCTTACCACAAGCTGCTTATCTTGTTGGGATGCCACAAAATCCGATTGTGTATACTCCTTACACAAACCAAGCTACCTTAAAGGAAGATACTTCTGCGGGTATTGAACGGATGAAATTTGTTCTCTTTAGTATGTATCGTGAAAACAAAATTACTAAAGAACAATACGAAGAAGCTCTAGCGTATGATATTACAAAAGACTTCCTTCCGCCAAAAGAAATTTCTTCAGATAGA
This Granulicatella adiacens ATCC 49175 DNA region includes the following protein-coding sequences:
- the rpsP gene encoding 30S ribosomal protein S16, whose amino-acid sequence is MAVKIRLKRMGSKKNPFYRVVVADSRSPRDGRFIETVGTYNPVANPAEVSINEELALKWLANGAQPSDTVRNLLSQQGIMKKFHESKFSK
- a CDS encoding DUF1576 domain-containing protein; its protein translation is MNRQYYYLFGLSVMLMILAFVIESPQSLVSGMMTILVSPSQLFTDYMEIASVGSTLLNVAIMLGISIYSYKKLEIPLNGTVIGSLGMLAGFSFFGKNLFNSIPFMIGVWIYTKVTKQNYRNYVIVGLFGSALGPLISFLAFSGVLPQGWSVLISYALGIFIGFILPQLSTQFLGFHQGFSLYNVGFTAGIIGMVVLGFMNAFGIEVETRTLTSTQSPLILYQLLIGFCVILIVTSFYLHFKKKEKYHYKLLLKLSGRLPSDFVEMTNMATVTLNMSIIGFILLGYVLMNGGQLNGPIVGSIIGVMSFGAFGNQVKNTVPVLVGIMIGSYLTGVEPTSTSALIAAIFGTTLAPVSGYYGPFAGMIAGFVHITLVSHVVVMHGGLNLYNNGFAGGFVAAVLVPIFEIFEGIRQEMKERKAEG
- the rimM gene encoding ribosome maturation factor RimM (Essential for efficient processing of 16S rRNA); translation: MTTFYKVGKIVNTQGLRGEVRVISTTDFAEERYKKGTELAIFKDGEFLTFVTVASHRRHKNFDLLTFEGMNRIEDVEKYKECLLKVAEEQLTELEDDEFYYHEIIGLEIVTDEGEVLGKVTEILSPGSNDVWVVKQKGKKELLIPFIEPVVYKVDKEEKKAYIHLLEGLID
- the trmD gene encoding tRNA (guanosine(37)-N1)-methyltransferase TrmD; the protein is MKIDVLTLFPEMVEGPMTQSIIGKAIEAGKIEFETTDFRQFSNNKHNHVDDYPFGGGAGMLLKVEPIDLALASIRERSPKTKPRVILMDPAGKTFTQKDAEELAKEEHLVFICGHYEGYDERIRTLVTDEYSIGDFVLTGGELAATVMIDATVRLLPDVLGNDASAVGDSHSTGLLEHPQYTRPRVYKEMEVPEVLFSGNHAKIAEWQMKESLRKTYLRRPDLLDKYELSKEEEKLLEQIKEEEGC
- a CDS encoding KH domain-containing protein, whose product is MPDISELVLSMVKPLVEFPEDVRIDISESDEFMEYTLHVNPEDIGRVIGKQGRVARAIRTITYSVRTRGPKRVRLSIEA